The genomic window atgcCTGTGccagtggatcaaaccttacagtcctaACACAACTTTATATTTAGCACAAAAAACTGGTGTTACACTGgtggcagtttaccagttatataaaacaaacaaacgagcaaacaagcaaacagacaaacaaacaaacatatcttGTTCCTCACCTGTGAGAGCTGACCAGGGAAGAACGTGATGATGACCATCTTGTCCCCGGCCATGTTGGTCCTGATGGTGATCTCCCTCCAGTGTCCTCCCTCATGGAACAGGATGCAGGCGGGCAGGGGGGAGGACCGGATGTACTGCTGATACAGCTGGGACATAGGAACAGaggacactcactcactatctggcTTATCTGCTCTTGTTCCCTGTTACAGGATTAGACTTTTAGGAAAGGATGCTTTGTGACCCTTCCAATCCCGGAGACAAAAATCAGTACGAAAGATCAAATGTATGGCTATgctgatttattcatttaggGGATTgcagaaacaaacacagacagacagatagacagacagacagacacacacacacacaaacacagagacaTGCCCAAAGCAGTCTACATTATCTCAGTCTGTTTAAGATTCatccaaaaaaaagaagagaaaagaaaCAGTTGTAGGCCTTACAAGCAAACAGAGCTAGCTATTCTCTTTGGGATAGATCtactcatcaattataaatagTTTGATTAAAGTCATACAGAAAAAATTCTGTCCTTTACACTTCTTATCACCATGATCACTACTTTGCTCTGAAATATGACAGCCGTTTAGTTTTTGTGTCTGTTATATAAGAATATTACTACTTGTTACTTACCCTGGCCACCTGTAGATGTGCCTCAGGCATGTTGATGCACCTGTCTGCCGGGACACAGATGATGTTATATCCTGGGGGACGGGAAGGTTGGAGCAAGTTAGACAGCATAGTTTCTACAGGACAAACTGATTGTAATGTCTTTAATAGTTTTAGACTGACAGATACTTTCAGTGGGTACAAAAGCTAGGGGGGAGGGGCTGCAAGGGTGGTCCCGACAAATTCAGCAGAATAACCTACAAATTACAAACTGAAGCAGCAAGGAATCTTGCAGCCCTGTGTgcaactaggcactacaagggtctgaacgataTTTCATACATACGTCTCCCTCTGCCTGCAAACAGCCCCACAGTCTTCTCATTCCCGTCCAGACCCTTGTTAATGGAGAAGCTGGACTTGTTTCTGTAACCTTCTGTGATGGGCTGAACCAGGAAACATTCACAGGATATAAAAGTCATTAGACTTAAAAAAATTTCCAAATGGAAACTATGCTGTCCCAGTGTGCTCAACAAAGGATGATTGCAATGGTTACAGCTCACATAGATGAAGTCAAAACTGCTTAAGAAGACCATTCAGGGGACCgattgacaggtggtcacaatgGAAATAATCATCAAAGGGACTACCAAAAAGAAGTCACAAGGTAGTCctcatgtagaggtggccacttgtaAAAGTTTGACACCATTGACAGACTCACAGAAGGTTTGGTAGCCTCCAGTGGGCAGCACATGCCGCCGTTCCGCTCAGCTTGCCTCAGGACGGGTGAATCTGGAGGACAGACTGCCGACAGCTTCCTGGCCAAGATCTTCAGCGCATGGGCTGCTTCATGATACTTCCACTGGGATGTCACAAATACAATAATTTCAGAACTTAAAAATGGGGTAGCCATAGTATGTTATAAATTCCACacacttacaagttacaacccAATAAATGGGAATCATGCAGCTGCAGAtttcttactgagggatgactgcagtgagaaagatgtcggttagctgagAAATGAATCTTCTCTTCTTCATACTGCATACCGGTAAGCCAGTTACTGACACCTGTATCATGATAGCCTGATCTCTACGGTCTCTACGattcggcttaggggtgttttacctactctccaagcagatctacacggtgcaccgaaaatcgtatatgctagccagagaagccagataagctccagtctgCACCATaggcttatctggctgactggagcttctctggctagcatatacgattttcggtgcaccgtgtagatctgcttggagattatgttttACTGGGCCCAGTCTCCTTTATTGAGcagtttctgtcagcctgtctacttagctgccatatagagttttgCTACCACTGTAGCGGCTAATTAAGCCAAGGCCGTAAACTACTAGTAACCCCCAAGcaggctaatctgtctgggtggGCAGGAACCACTCCCAGCGCCTTAGAGATACCGGGTAGCTCCcgacggtatggtttccaggctaatatCATGACAGATAATCTTTTCAACATATGTAGTTGGTGAATGGAACTCCCTGCCTGTTGAAACTCCCACAGGTTAAGCTGTTTAGAgtaagacagggagccagccaTACCCCCTCCCAGTGATGCCCCAATAGGGTGGTTGGGAGTAACACATTGAGATTGGGAATATGGGCATGCGTAGATGGATCCATGAAAGGGCTTATATTGATAATGTTGAAACAAAGTAAACATGTACCTTTAATTGTGACTCATATGGCATTCTTGATCGCCACAGTGGTATGACTTGCTTGAGTAATCTGGGAGTTCagacaagaaaaataaaatcTCAATCCTCAATCTTAAAAAAGAGTTTCTATCCTGGCCAAATCTTCAAAAAGCATGAATCATCTGACAATAGTGACATAACAAAGAAAACTAATATTACCTGTCTTGACTGctttcttcatcttcccaaTAATTTTTCGCAACATTCCGTGGCTCTCTGGAATTCAAAGAGCTTTCTAGCTTCCTGAAACTATAGCAAAGGTAGGGAATCAATATCAAAATGTAATGTAtaattcaacctccttgattaaacttCATTAACTTATACATGAACTCTTTGTGGTTGTGGCTAGTAGTGGCTGtagtagtagttagtagtagtagtggcaATTGACTAATGTGTACATAAaaaagtcaaaactgcccaagaagaccaccagagaaaatctggtctatgtggacaggtggtcaataaAGACAAGAtttatgcttgtgtcaatggagaAAATCTGttgagggaccaccaaaaagtcgTCACTTAGGCCAGGTGGTCCATATGCAGAGGTTTCTACTGGTTTGACTGTGCCCTCTTCTGAATGACCTGTAACAAACACATGCCAGGACAAGATGTTTTCAAGGCTTAAAATTAAACTTGCAAGCCAGCAAAAGCCATCTGACTCTAAATATCTATTTTGCAGAAGcacatacccccctcccccaacaacAGATGTCAGGCAGTGCTGCTAAGTGCACAGTACCTTGCAATAGACCGGGCATTCACAAATCTTGCTGTTAAACGTATTCTTAGCGTTGAATGCTGGAAGAAGAGACATTTTCCTACTGGCCAGTTTAAGCCAGATAAGTCGGTCGTAACTCGTGAAGCACAGGCGAAAAATTTTCTACagggggccgccatctttgttgttGTGGAATATCCCATTCGAATATGGGGGTGTTACAATCTAACTTCGTCCAAGGAGGTTGAACCTCCTGGGCTGTACAAAGGACTGTACTGCTACCACTTTTTAAAATGCCAAAGAATGGAAACAGTAACATTATCCGGTTTGATAAATTTTTCTCTGGCATAAATCATGACATTCCATACACCATTGATGTAGAAAAATTGCTGGCAAGTGGTTCCAAAGTTGCCAACTTTACAATAGAAAGCTTTCCATGACAGCAGTACAAATTTGGTTTCTAATAATCGCCATgatacaacagaaaaaaaagaaagatatagTACTAATATTTTGTCTGAACTGCGGTGTGAGCTTTTGTTTTCTGCAATGACTGATAATCATCATCTATATACTGGCTTTGCATGGCAGCTGAAACCAACTCACTAGATATCGttgctacatgtactgtgttGTTAAGAAACATCACAGGCAAACAGACAAGAACAGGCAGCTGGGGTAGATTCCCTCATCTGCGCAGTCTGAATACCTCACCAGGTCTTTCAGCCAATCAAATCACAGTGCCGACCTTTGATTTATCAACTTGTCATCTCTTGTAACTTcgttttcattcattcgttgATAGGTAGGCAAGGTTTTTGATGAGTTGATGAGTGCATCtggacaatcaatcaatcgtttgcaggcatcagtgtctgatgcatggcggctgcagacaggCATAGGGCtggccaggctggtctgctctcggcatagaccctccagtcgattctggtgatccccagcccctggagcgtgttgaagatctggtaaGCTTTAGTATATTAGGCTCTCTTGTCCTTTGTGTGGTAAAACATAGTCAACAAAATTCAGGAAAGTAGAAAGTTTTATTTAGTAGTCTGTAGCTCACTTAGTGACTTTGTGCAAAAAGATAATACAGTTGTTAATCATGTGCCTGCCCTAAGGAATCTGACAGGAACCATACCCTCTACTCTATGAAAATAATTCCATGTCTATTTTTGAGAATATATAAAATGAACTAAGTTTTTGTGTAACATTAGACATAAGATATATGTACAAGTGAAGACTCTCACTGCCTATATACATGCAGTTGTATGAAACTTGAAATCTGACCTTGACGGTAGATTAAAAAATACATAGGATCTATTTTACCTAGATCTATGATGAATAAAGTTCCAAGTGAGATCCTGGAAACgactttgaacctttgtttattcatgataagctcaaatcggcacgcaggccacttttcattgaggtcatgagggaagatacaatataacagagatacacattcATTTGAGTCTAATAACTTTGAGTGCCTTTGTGGATGCAGTCCTGAAATCTGACTACCGGTAGTCTGATTTTATGATTAACATGGATGAGGAAATTTTATATAATCAGGAGAATTGGTATTTCCTCAGTTTGTTTCTCTGTTTCAGACAAGGAAAATAAAATCTCAATCTTCAGTCTTTAAAAATTCCGATCATCTCAACTATGAAAACACCACTGGTATCaaatagtaatacatgtaaatgcttcTTTGGGACCAAAAAAATTACAAGTGCCTTTCTACAGTCTTTGCTGGGCAGTCCATTGTACATTCAGCAATTACTTCAGTTCAGTATGGTAACACAGGCATGGGCATACAGACCTGTGGCCATGGATCCCACACAACTGAGTGACTGGGTTTTGGGATCAAGGCACAAGACTTCTTTGTTTACCTTGTCTTTGTCACAGCCTCCAAAGATATAAACCTTCCCACCAAACACAGTCATTCCACAAAAGCGTGGAATACCAGTTGCTACCACGCTCCAGAGACCGTCATCTTTGCTAGGTGTAAAACAGAAAATCCGTGAACGTAGCCTAGCATAAATGCTGCCATTGAAAACTGAAGCTGTCACAAAAGCTGCTGTTATGGGCATGTCTTGTAGTGAGTGCCACTGGGTGTCTCCTGGGCTGAAGGAGTACACTGTTGATGTTGACTTGTCTTCAGCATTGCGTCCGCCCATCACATATATCCTGCTGTCCAACACTGCGACAGCATGCTCGTACCTTGGCTGTGGAAGAGGTACACCAGCGGTCCACTTGTTCTGGCTTCCGTCATAGACCTCAACAGAAGAAAGTGCAGATCCATTGATCAGCCCACCGATTGCATACACTTTTCCATGTAGCACTGCCAGCTTGTTATAGTGCCGCTCTGAGTTCATCGAAGCAAGAGTGGAGCAAGAGAGCAGTTTTGGTTTGTACAAGAACACGTCTTTGCCAATAGACATGATGATCTCACTGGTACCTAGAACAGCTGCTGGAAATACTGTCTGAGCAAGCTGGTCCATCCTGGACAAGTAAATCCAACTTGTACTTGTCGGCTCAGGCTCGGCACAGTAGGTCATTTGGATGAATTGGGAGAAATCATCAGGATTAACTGTACTGCCTTGTCTCTTTATCCCTCCCATAACCACGACTGCCTCCCTCAGACCACTGACACGGCGGGGACGGGTGCGGGGTGACCTGACCTCTCCTGGAAACAGCTGGTGCTTAAGAGTTTCTTTCACAATATCCTGGCCAGATGTGCAGAATGATCTATTGCTTAGTACATTCTCCACGAAGTACACCTTGTCCATGAAGGGGAACCTGACCAGTTCCATCAGCTCTCTCATCTCCTCCTTCCTCTGCTCGTTGTCATGGTCAATCCAAGCCATCACCGCTGAGTACACAGTTTCTTCAGAGGCATTGAGATCGTCTGATGAGATGAGTGTGATGAGCTGGTCCTTAGTCAAGGAGAGGAACTCAGGTGTTTTGCTGACTGCTGCAAACTCCTTCAAGGCACACAATCTTGCTTTCTTCTCCAGGTCTGGGCAGGACAGCATGTTGCCCACCTGCATCATCTGCAGACAGTCTTTAGCACTCAGGTTGTTGGATATGAAGGTCACGCATGCATCATACACAGGTAGGATCTGGAAGAAGTTGGCCCCTTCCAGCAGTTCTACAGCATTGCTTTCTGTGATGGTGACTTTTGACGTGTAGGCGTAGTCAACAAGAAGCTGCAATGTGTCAGGGCTGACTCCATGGATGTCTACTTTTTGCTGCCTGCTCTCGAGATGCCCAGAACAGAACATTGCATGAAAGTATTCACTGCAAACAGCCAAAATGTTTCTATGGCATGGGATCTCTTTTCCCGAGATGCAAAGGGTAACATCAACCAGTAGCTTGTTGGAACGCAGTTCCTGCAAGCCCTGCAAGAGGGAGCCTAGATGTGGATTGTGGCAGAAGTTGAATGATGGCTGTGATCTCTGTACTGCAGCCATCATGCGCTAATcctgcaaaacaacaaacaggGTAGTGAGtacctagtctccaaccagacccaatggattgcaaagaccgtatccaactggaagaaggagcttgtaatgcaaaacgtacttcctctgccagtttgatacggtctttatgcaacctatagatctgcttggagattagtgagtACCCACAACAAGGAATTATTAATAAATTATGTCTCAGGACACTATTGACATCTTCTCTAGGATAGAATCACAGGATATAAACACCTGTGTCTTAAAAAACACGTAAGTACTTACTaagttactagtactttgatATCCTCTTCATCACTAGGCCATTTATTTTAtgctttaaaaacatttttaaccTCTTTGCTATAATTAGTGTAAAGAGCAAATAGGCTTACCGAGAATGCTTAAAGATAAAATCATTGGTAGGGCTGTAGTGAAATAATTGGTATGACACACCAGAAATAGTTGGCGGATAGAGCTGTGTTCCGGTAGTGTACCTATACAGCTGGaccggtactggaccggtactaatcaggtcaagcctgactcagggaatggtcactttgacagataaaattactatgaaattaccgtggcaatgcactaaagccacatctatactatactccagcacatgaAATACATTTGCTAGGCTGGAGCCAAGTTTTCATCTATGttatcataaaaataatacctagcacaattagatattatgttgttaccagttcaaacatgcttttgtccctATTGAAAATCtaacattttctgaacaagtagtttaggtacaggttcaggtccggacctgtacctaagcctgtgtacctgtacctttacctgtacctaagatttgtttaggtacacagctctattggCGGATCATATTGCCTAGTTCATCAATGGAATTGGTATGACATCTTTTAAGGTTTGTGTTGTGCACGTAAAAATGTTCTGTTGCAAGTAATTTTTTGCCATGAGTATCAGTAACGTTACAAGAAatctgaaaaatatatttttgagtCCGTGGCAATTTCTTCTAAAAAACTGATAAAGATCTTCCACTCGCCTCTTTTTTGGGAACAATCCATTGTTGTCAATGTGGTCATAttaatttgtttgaacttttgaaaCTATCCTTCAAGTGTTTTCTCAATGGAACCTTCAGATATATGCTGGGATAGTTACCTGAGTAACGTTATCTGATGACACGACATTCAGCACAGATTGGGAGAGAAACTTTGGAGGCCATaatttcaaacctccttgggcaaaccaaggacattatataatgtccttgggcaaaccaaggaaataaactCTTTGAGGTACAGCGTCATATAAAATTTCCTGAGAAACAGCACGCTAGAAAAACACAGGAATTTTCTCCTTTTCAGTTCCTTAATAtatatatcaggtgtatttgcatcCAACAAAATATTGTGTGCGCGAGTGCACAGTTTGGCATGATAACCTCACAAGTACTAATCTGTGTTTTTCTTACCTCACCAGTGACGAAGTTTGGGGAAATTAAACTAAACCGCCAGCTCTGCCCTCCTCCTGGATCCTCCTGCAGTCTGGGCGAAAATTATGCACACACAATCAATGTAAAAGTCCCTGAAAGTTCAAAGGTTATTTCTTCAATAGTCCAAATCATGTGAGGGGGTAGTAACAGCTAAGCACATTTCTAGAATAAGAGAAGGTCATTAATTAAAACGAACTAAACCAAGTAAAATTTGTTCTGACTTTTCCTATGTTGACtttgtttgtgattttgttCTAATTTAAGAACTATACCCAGCTGATATATGTTACATACCACCCTCACATGATTTAGACTCTTTCAAAAATAACCTTTGAACTTCCAGTACTATTCCCGCCCTTTTTCGCATTTCCATTTCCAGTGTCCGTTCGCCCAGGCTGCTGGACGGAAGAGCAGTGATCACGAAAGGCCACGTCTGGGTCGAAAAGCGATAAAACATATAAAGGTATGTATTCCATCTACACCTGATTTCCAATCAAGGAGGGGAAAACGATCACGAGAAGCTTAGTCAACAGAGAAACCGAACGCTTATGCGGTCGCCATATTTTTGTTTCTAGTTCGGTGAAGGTTGAAGCCGTGTGGGATATAAATACACAAATTATGTTGACTGGGTTCCCTTGATAGAAATATTACAGTGAAGAAGAGgtgaaaatgttgttgtttctgtaaTGCTCGCCTAATGATATAGAAAGCACACAAGAAAAGGAAAGAGTCTACCAGCTCACCTAACAACAGAAGAGAACAAATAGACTGAATATAGCACATGAGAGAGAAAAGAATACAACTAGTTGTACGTTGTAGTAGAAGCACATGGAAATGTGAGGTGGAAGATTCTCCTTTCCTTATGAGTTATGTGGTTCtatacattcatatttacatatataacgTAACACTTGAAAAAATGATGCTTgatagggcaatgtggagtCAAAATACTAtgtgcttcttcttctttggttcCAGCAGATTCTGgcgaaagaaaagcaacaaagGCAGAAGCGAGGGCTGAAAGACCCGAAGAACGCAGAAGAAAAACATCGCTGGACAACAGCAAGAGCCTGCAGGAAAACGATGCTGCACCGTGTgcaaaagattgaattttaggtGTGGGAAATTATGGCTGACTGTCCTAAAGAAAGTAAAAAGCCACAGAATGCTGAAACACAGACAGAGGAGTTCAAGTTTGCTGTGCCAACTACTCACGTCCCGAACAAAGACTTCTTTAAGTCAGATGATGAAGTTAGATATTATACCGGTCTGCCTTCTTATAAAGTCCTTATGATTGTTTTTGACCACGTTGCGCCATTTGTTACACGCACAAGTCAGAGTCTGGATAAATTCCAGGAATGTATGCTAGTTCTTATGAAACTGACAAAACATGCCGTTTCTGTATCTGGCTTACTGGTTTGATGTCTCCCCTTCCATTGTTTCACAGATATTCGACACGTGGATAGTAGCATTGGACATCAgactgtcttgttttgttttctggccAAACAGAGAGGATTTGTTGAGGACTATGCAGATGTGCTTTAAGTACACATTTGGTCAGAAAGTGACTGCCATCATTGACTGTTTGGAAGTGTCCATTGACAAACCTGCAAATCTCTCGGCCCGTGAACAAACATTCTCGTCACACATGCAACGTCATACCCTCAAAGTTCTAATTGGTATTACTCCTCTGGGGACAATGTCTTTTGTGTCCAAGGCTTGGGGTGGATGTGCCTCAAACATGTTCCTAGCAGAGACCTCTGGTTTCTTGGACAACCTGCTACCAGGGGACACAGTTCTTGTGGGAGGTAAGAATTGTGATAGCAATGGGCTGGAACAAGGAGAGTTTGTAATGGGTGCTTTCACAAAGGGGGAGGCACAGCTAGAGCTGACTGATGTGGAAGGGTTCAGGGGTATTGCCAGTGTAAGAACACATGTTGAGAAACTTATCGGCCTTTTGAGCAGGAAGTACAAGTTCTTAGAAGCAACTGTTCCCATAGATCACTTAGTCTGTGATGATTCCCAAGTACCGCCTATCGACCGAATCATCAGAATATGCTCAGCGCTTGTGAATCTCGGTCCTCCAGTTGAATCATCAGGATCTGATTAGTTTCCTTATCGTTTTGAGCAGAAAGCAAGGCATGAAGTATGCTGTAACTatatttgcatgtatagtttgtATAGCAGCCTTTATTGTATAGTGTGTAGTGATTGCATGCATAGGGTGTACAGCAGTCATAAGTACCTGCTTGGTGAAAGTTGGTAAGAAAAATCTTGTTGCAAGATTAACATCTATTTTaaggcaagaaaaaaattaatttcaatgtgtctatataacctccttgtaggTACTTAACAAACTAATGAAAGTTGAGTTTTGCTAGCaagaaaacacagcaaacacttGTCCTCTTGTAGCTCAATTTTACTTTAATTTGACACTTAATCAAAATGTTAAAAGCGTACTACTGTTACAATGTGAACGTTTCACTACTGCATATTTACATATGGCTCTTTCAGGTCAGTTTTTAGAACACACAACAGGAATTCTTTAGAtcaactgtttcaaaataaatatgAAATTCAACAAGTAACCTGAATTAGCAGGCGTGTGATTCTTTGTTAATTTCTTTGAACACTTGTGCTGATTATGTCTATGGATGATTGATTGACCAGTGCTGTGCcaatgtagcctggaatccagacctattatagctcccgagtctctctccacaaataggtctggattccaggctagtgccAATGATACAGATTTTGTTTGCTATCTTCTCATCAACGCCATTGACACCAGTCTGGACATCTTCACTCTAAATGATAGATAGATGATATAGAGATTCCTCTTGTACCACTCTCtgcaaaaaagaagaagaatgaaacATTATTTGATCTATTATTTTCCTAAAGTTTAaagctttgtacatgtacaatactatCTGTCTAGACAAGAAttagcttctaccaggctccgtcctattgttgggaaaa from Branchiostoma lanceolatum isolate klBraLanc5 chromosome 4, klBraLanc5.hap2, whole genome shotgun sequence includes these protein-coding regions:
- the LOC136433917 gene encoding kelch-like protein 24 yields the protein MMAAVQRSQPSFNFCHNPHLGSLLQGLQELRSNKLLVDVTLCISGKEIPCHRNILAVCSEYFHAMFCSGHLESRQQKVDIHGVSPDTLQLLVDYAYTSKVTITESNAVELLEGANFFQILPVYDACVTFISNNLSAKDCLQMMQVGNMLSCPDLEKKARLCALKEFAAVSKTPEFLSLTKDQLITLISSDDLNASEETVYSAVMAWIDHDNEQRKEEMRELMELVRFPFMDKVYFVENVLSNRSFCTSGQDIVKETLKHQLFPGEVRSPRTRPRRVSGLREAVVVMGGIKRQGSTVNPDDFSQFIQMTYCAEPEPTSTSWIYLSRMDQLAQTVFPAAVLGTSEIIMSIGKDVFLYKPKLLSCSTLASMNSERHYNKLAVLHGKVYAIGGLINGSALSSVEVYDGSQNKWTAGVPLPQPRYEHAVAVLDSRIYVMGGRNAEDKSTSTVYSFSPGDTQWHSLQDMPITAAFVTASVFNGSIYARLRSRIFCFTPSKDDGLWSVVATGIPRFCGMTVFGGKVYIFGGCDKDKVNKEVLCLDPKTQSLSCVGSMATGLYAHACVTILN
- the LOC136433918 gene encoding tRNA (uracil-5-)-methyltransferase homolog B-like, giving the protein MGYSTTTKMAAPCRKFFACASRVTTDLSGLNWPVGKCLFFQHSTLRIRLTARFVNARSIASFRKLESSLNSREPRNVAKNYWEDEESSQDRLLKQVIPLWRSRMPYESQLKWKYHEAAHALKILARKLSAVCPPDSPVLRQAERNGGMCCPLEATKPSPITEGYRNKSSFSINKGLDGNEKTVGLFAGRGRRYNIICVPADRCINMPEAHLQVARLYQQYIRSSPLPACILFHEGGHWREITIRTNMAGDKMVIITFFPGQLSQEDMDVEKSKLVEFFIHGPGKVCNITSLYFQASEKTRSSHLEAPFQLLHGEPYIYETCLGRQFRISPEAFFQTNTLGAEVLYQTIADTSGVTADATLLDICCGTGTIGIVLANSVKKVIGVEVASQAVEDANVNAVLNAVDNAEFLCGKAETVLPRLVPELQNTPEVVAVVDPARKGLNPKVTGAIRNCPSLNRLVYVSCKPRGETMRNFIELCGPTTDKVQGAPFVPVRAVPIDMFPHTRHIELVVLFERQQDHSV